Genomic segment of Vulpes vulpes isolate BD-2025 chromosome 16, VulVul3, whole genome shotgun sequence:
TTTTATCTAAGCAGAACTATGCAGCAACATACAACAATTTTAGTGCTGTAATTATAAGGcacctagaaaggaaaaaaatcagacctttaagaaggaaaaaaaaatagttgtactttttttagaaaaggagatCAAATGAGATACTATATATATTTGAATCTAcggtaattaaaataaaaaagactaaacCTGTCTTCTAATGACTAGTTTCTCAACTCACACAATTTTCCAGGAAAGAAGTCAGCAAGAAGCATTTAAAGGAAATACTTTTCACAGTCCTGCTGGCAATCTAATCATTAAATCTAATTTTAGTTAACAAAAGGAAATTCTTAGGCCTCATTCCAGTATCTCAATCTATTAGAGTCAAAGGATAAATGTATGATGACACCCTAGAACTTATATATTTGCTCcaagtaataaaaacaataccaagaaaataaagaaccagCAACCAAAGCCTCAATTCCTGTATTTCACTCTCTTAGGATCCAATGAAACTCCATATGGGTGTGAGACCTTGTGAAGTGAAATCAAGTGATATATTTTCCACTGCAGAAAAGAtcccagagggatccctgggtggcgcagcagtttggcgcctgcctttggccagggcgcgatcctggagacctgggatcaaatcccacatcgcattcctggtgcatggagcctgcttctccctctgcctgtgtctctgcctctctctctctctctccctgtgtgactatcataaataaataaaaaattaaaaaaaaaaaaaaaaaaaagaacccagagaGAAGTAAGGAACTACATGAGACACTCTACAGCAAACCGCCTGGTTTCAGTGATGCTCTGCTAATTAGACACCTCCATTAAAATGTGACaatcaattttatttaagttctattaattaaaatgctCCATGGAGATCAATAATACCAGTATTTAAAGTCCTCAGTACCTGAGTTGAATGTTATGAAAATTCAGCAAATTtctttagaacaaaaaaaaaaaaaaagaaaaaccttgatTCCAATTCTTGACTCAAGAATATATTTAGATACAcctaaacatacatatatatcagtGTATGTATTAATGTTACTGTTCATTTACACACAGTAATCAGTGTAAGTTCACTAATCTTCAGGTAAGGCTTTTTCTAGAAATATAGACTGACCTACTATCATATTCCCATCTCTTTTCCCCTCATGGTATATCAAAAGACCAGACTAAGATGCAAACATATACTTAATTTGAAATGCAGTATGCCTTTGAACATTAGAATAATGCATAATTGTTGTAACACGCATTGTATATAGATGTGCACAGATGTTAAAACTTATCCCAGTTGAGCACcttatatgtttataaaaaatGGTATATAAAGTCATACCGTAACATGTTTTTAAAGCACAGGTGGACATGTTATTTCAATAATGAGTGACTTAGGAGAAAACCCTCAGGCCTTAAGTTTTATCTTTCATGTTAtgagtatatacatttttttttttttttggttaaagattttatttatatattcatgagagacagagagggaggcagagacataggcagagggaaaagcaggctccctaaggaaagcctgcaggacctgatcccaggaccccaggatcacactctgagccgaaggaagccactcaaccactgagccacccagacaacctgaatatatacatattttgacACCTCGTATAACAggtagaaaggaataaaaaagatacatCCTTCAGGAATAAAAGGATACATCCTTCAGGAGTTAAGAAGTagaactcggggatccctgggtggcgcagcggtttggcccctgcctttggcccagggcgcgatcctggagacccgggattgaatcccacatcgggctcccggtgcatggagcctgcttctccctctgcctgtgtctctgcctctctctctctctctctatcataaataaataaaaattaaaaaaaaaattaaaaaaaaaaagaagtagaactcaataaaattttaacttaataatCACTAAGATATTCAACTGAGAAAATAtgaatggggtgtgtgtgtgtatatgtgtgtgtattcacacatacatataacCTATGCACGTACATAACCAATATATGTATACAacttatgtatatacatatttaagcaTCTCTCAATAATATATTCAtgtgaattaaacaaaaaatgaatgtTGAGATCTTGATCTATAACTTAAAACATATGCAACTATAGGGACAAACAAAAGATATTAGACATTAATATTAAAACCCAGTGTGCTCTTTTAACAGAATTCTTAGAGAGCTGTTATAACTGCCCCCAATGactcatcttctttttttccccccaaagattttatttatttatttatgagagacacagagagagaggcagagacacaggcaaaggagaagcaggctcctcacagggagcctgatgcgggacttgatccccggaccagaggatcacgccctgagccaaaggcagatgctcaaccgctaagccacccaggcatccccccaatgACTTATCTAATGAGAGAGTAAATCTGCTTCCTCCTTTTTATCACTCACTCACAGGGGGCAAAGGTAACTTTGACAAATCATCACAACACATGTCTTTTCAACAGAAACATCCTCTCATCATTTATAACATGCACTGGTCATCCCTCATATGCCCTGGACCATCTCACAAAGAGGCTCTTACCATCTATTGTCAGATTCATGCCACCAAACACCAGAGGTCCAATAAATTGAGCCTTGATATCACCTTCAAGGTAAACAAATATTGTAGGCAGATTCCTATCAGGATAATTGGGTATGCAGGTTGTTGAAATGGCTTTGATAAATTTGACATCAGGAAACTTCCTGGCAAGTCCACTGAAGTGTTGATTTATGAGGGCACAGAGGGGAATCCtgtaaaagagaaatgggaaacaaTGATGAGAGAGGAActctataaaacagaaatagaagcaATTGTAATTCTGCATTTCTATAGGGCAAAGCTCAACTACCCTTCTACCTATGTAAACTCTCATCATAGCTTCATAAGTGATTCTGCTACTCCAGCCTCGATGaattaacatcttttaaaaaaactttctagTATGTTCGGGGAAAACGAAGGACTCAAAATCCAAAATCCAATTTAATTTGACTCAATAATAAGTGAGAAAAACAGCTTCAATGTTAAAGATAATTGTTTTGCCCATCTGTATGAGAGAACATTCAAGATTTAGAAGGTGTGAAAAAGGTCAGAAAGtatttcctgctttaaaaaaaaaaaaaactttcacacAAGTGCACAGTAGGAGAATACGGCTGGAGGTGAGAAATAGTGGAGGGCCACCACAATACTTGGCCTGGAACAATTATTATAAAGGTCACCTCTGACATCTATGAGAATGACTCACTACATTGGATTCTGAAATGCCAGAGTTTCTCCAGAAGAGTAAATAGGAATTCTTTTTCAATAAAAGCAATCTTCATTGCTACAATGTAACAAAAGCATTCTTTTTAgtcacaaatattaattttaaagtctgaagacgggacacctgggtggctcagaggttgagtgtctgctttccacccagggtgtgatcctggagacctgggatcaagtcccacattgggctctctgcatggagcctgcttctccctctgcctgtgtccctgcctctctctctctctctctctctctgtgtgtctctcatgaataaataaataaaatctttaaaaaataaataaataaagtctgaagACTTAGACATTAGGTGTGGGCAAATCAGCAACAAAACacactagtaaaaaaaaatgacaaaacaaaaacaacaaacctcCAATGTGGATTAAGCCTGAGATGTCCAAGACATAAATTCAAATTAACATTAAGGACAGTGTGTAAGATCAGCTCACCCTTGTTTGTAAAGGTGCAAGATTACCCACAAGCCCTCACCGGCTTTGGTAACTTCTTGAACATAATCCTTTCCTGAGATCTCCAAAACTTCTCCAAATTTATTCTTCAGTTGTGTTGCTTTCCACTCAGCCAGCCTTTGCTGCCTGCACAGCACAAGGAGAAAGAGCGACAtcttacacatatacacacacctttCAGACAGTAACCTTTATAAAGATCCAGATCCTTTTTAAAGATCCTTTATTTGCCATGTGGCAAAAGTCTAAGACCAGTTCACTGAGATCCACAATATTACTACTTAAGTATAGTCCTTCCCAAAAGCTATCTCAGGCAGAAATCTAACTTTTCAAAAGACACACATTTTAGTGCCACACAAAAAACCAAACAGTCCCTCTGGGTGGCACTAACCTGTACATTTCAATAGCACGTTCATCTTCCTCATTAAATTCGTCTTCATTATCCTCCAGCTCTTCCAAAGTCATATCTTCATACGTTTTCACTGAATGTAGTTAAGttagcaaaaaccaaaaaatgtaaaagatgaaCAAAcctgcattttgtttttcctcctttatttttctcctaaagatGTGCATGCAACATCAAGCGAAAATAAAACTCATTCaccaaagctaaaataaaaaatactgaaggtATTACACTAGTAAATCAGAACCTGAGggtgttttaaaaagatataaccaTGTTGACAAATGCAGCAGGACTAACTCTCCTACCTCCACACAACAGTAAGTATATGAATGAGAAGTTTCCCAAGTTCATAAAACAAGAGAGTTGTATTTGCCTGAACTCCCCTGGTCTGCTCTTCAAGTACATACACCCATGGACCAGTGTATTAACAATTCTATCTCTGAGGACACGGGACGATACAGTGGGTGTCCCCCGCACACCCTTCCTAGAGTTAAAGGGGTCATCACAGGATGTCTTGGTCTTCAGAGTGATAGGcagctctcttttcttttaaccAACTgctataaaatctttatttcatttttactgcCATAAGCATTCTTGCTTCTTGACATTAAATCAGATTTTTGTTCCCCCACTCCAACTCTATCACTACACACTGTTCTTACCAGGGTCAACAATGACCTCACCTTCCTGACTGATGGGTAGTAGCACTGATCCAACCCACCGCCGCTTCCTCTTTGAAGCTGGTCCTCCTCTGGCTTCCAGgatgctttctctccttctatgACTGCCCATCCTTTGGACCTTGGCTGATTTGACTCCTTTTACATCCATACCCACTCCCTTGGTGATTGCATCTCATGGCTTTATGCCTCCAGCCCATATGTCTCTGATTTGGAGAAAAACAGCCAACTGCCTACTTGCCATCTCTATTTGACTAATAAAAATCTCAATGTTTCTATGTTCCAAACAGAGCGCCTGATCCTAGCTCCAAACTGCTATTCACCAAGCCTTCCTCATCTCGGTCGGAGGATATGCCATCCTTCAAGCTGCTCAAGCCCAAAGCCTTACAGGCATCCTTCACTTCATTTTTCTCACAGCCCTCACAGGATCCACCAGCAAATCCTACTGGCCCCACCTTCAAACTATTTCCAGATCTGACCACATCTCACCACTTCCACCAACACCAAGTGGACTGGTCTAAGCCAATGGTGCCTCTTGCCTGAATTACTGTAGTTTCCAGACTCATCTCTCTACTTCCTGACTTGCTCCCCATCTTCCATACTTGGAAGGGCAGCAACAGGAGGGTGCTGTCAACATGTCAATCCTCTGTTCACACCTCCATTAACTTCCACCCCACTAGATATAAAAGCCAAAGTCTTGGTTAAAAGATACAAGGTCCTCAGTGGTTTGACCCGACTTGCCTCTCTGAACTTACAACCCTTTCCTAGTCATACTGGCTTCCTGGCTGGTTCTCCAACATGCTCTTCACTCACTTAAGTAGCTCAGTTCAACTCCCTCCCATCTACTTAAATGTCACTCTCAGTAAGGCTCTCTCTGACCCTACCTAGAATTATACTCACCCTTCTTCCAACCCTTTCCAGGCCTTTTCCCTGCCTTATTTTCCCATATTTACTTATGTCTTGTTTATTGTCTCtctcactagaatgtaagcccCATAAGGACAGGGATGTTTTGTCTGGTCTGTATACAGCAAAAGCCCCAGTGCTTAGAATAACACCTGGTAGACAGtcattattcaataaacattcactGGATAAATGCTTTCTAGTGAATTCATCTCTAAATTAGCTCTAACATGGAAGAAGACAAAAGTATTGGCCCCTGTGATCAATGGGGCATTAAGTCAAgactcagaaatattttcttcaggaTTATCAGGTGCTCATCTGATACAGACAAGAAGCTGTGGAAATGTGGAAATTCTACAGCTCAGGAAGCTGAAGGTTAGAGGACAGCCTGTGACACACTTGAGGTCCTAGAAATAGTGTCTATCCCAGCACTCCAATCCCTGGTTCCCAATTCCTGCTCAGAGCATCCTTCTACCAAAGCAGTTAGAGGCTTAGAAAGTTGTTTCTTAATCCACAgaacaaataaagaatataagCAATCTCACCAACTGACTGCTGAAGGACTCgctgttcttcttcttctgcctccttttccaAATCTTTCAAACTTTCCTTTGAGGGCAAGATGCCCTTTTTGCGTAAGATGTCATTCCACTCAGTGTCTGCATTAGGGTCCTGGGGGAAGTGGACCAAAAATACTATGAGTGCAAAGTCCACTACAAAGGGTGCCATGTTGGGGAAAGGGCTGAATGGGAAAGGTGGCGGAAAGAAGAATTCAAACCAAATTGTTCTGTGGCCTATTTCTGAGAAAGTGTCAAAAGATCCAACAGCCCTGTTCTTCTCCTGTCCACTCAACTTCACCCTCACCATGCAAGACACACACCCAGTAAATAGCCTTTGGTAAAAATCAGGATATGATGTGCAAATCAGTATCAATTCTCCCACCAGGGCTCTAACCTGGcttctatttgatatttttattaatgcttCAGAGTGATTCATTCAATAGATACTAAATGCTTGTGGCAAGTGCAATGATCAACAAGCTGTCGATCTAGAGAGTTATAAGAGGTCTGCATTCCACAGAATGGGTAGGGATATTGTCTCTGAAGTAGATATTTAGCCATCACTGAAAAGTGAGAAGGAAGCAGACGTGAGGAATGAGAACTTAAGAAATtactttccaggcagaggaaccAGGACGTGCAAAGGGCCCAAGAATGGAGATAGGAGTATCGTAAAGTTCTAAGTGGCTCCAGTAGAGTCAGGAGGAGGAGAGCCTGATCCTAGGCTGACAAATTCTCAAATAGCTCAACCTGAGAGGAAGAACGGAGACCCCTTGGAATAGCTCACAATGGCTAACGCCTACTGAGTACCAGGTGCTGGGCATTCTCTGAAGCCCTTTACCTGGACCTACTTAGTAAATCCTCACAAGCCTAGGAAAAGACATGACATTTAGGAAGACACTGTCATACTGGAACAAGTCAAATTTACCAGGATCAAATGTCAGAAGGATACATGTCAAAGTGGGCTCTAGCTCCCAAAACTAGCGAGTCAAACACTGGTTTTGCCTGGCTTGGCTAGAACGCTGCTAATGGTCCTGGTCTGGCATAGGAACTCAAAGAGCACTGTGGAGAGTGCACTGAAACAGCCAGGCTGCAGCCCCAACTCCACGTCACTGTCTTGCTGAGAtctatcaaaagaaaatgaacagaatccTTTCAACCacgtggtcagggaaggcttcaagAAATGACATTTCAACGCAGGGTTCTAAAGGATAGAGAACGCCAAGgaggccagggcagccctggaGCTCTCTCTTCCCCACTTACGAGTGTCTGGCTTCTGGCAGACACACTCTATTTGTGGACGCTTATCCTGCCCAGCTCCCAAGCAAACCCACACTAACTCCATTTCCCATGTGCCACTTAGCCCGCGAGGATTTCATCAGGATTCCTAACTACAGGGAGGTCTAGGAAGCAGCAGGATGACCTTTGGCAAAGGGTCCTTCGACAAGGGGCAGAATTTAGTCCGAAACTTTTGCTCATTTCCAtgatgtcttcattttctttcgcTTTAAGTTTGTCCAATTCCATTAGAAAATttctgatacaaaaaaaaaaa
This window contains:
- the PDCL3 gene encoding phosducin-like protein 3, whose translation is MQDPNADTEWNDILRKKGILPSKESLKDLEKEAEEEEQRVLQQSVVKTYEDMTLEELEDNEDEFNEEDERAIEMYRQQRLAEWKATQLKNKFGEVLEISGKDYVQEVTKAGEGLWVILHLYKQGIPLCALINQHFSGLARKFPDVKFIKAISTTCIPNYPDRNLPTIFVYLEGDIKAQFIGPLVFGGMNLTIDELEWKLSESGAIKTDLEENPKKPIEDTLLSSVRCSIPTRRDSDSEDD